The following are from one region of the Vulpes vulpes isolate BD-2025 chromosome 14, VulVul3, whole genome shotgun sequence genome:
- the RAMAC gene encoding RNA guanine-N7 methyltransferase activating subunit produces the protein MTDTSEAVPNFEEMFASRFTEDDKEYQEYLKRPPESPPIVEEWNSRAGGNQRNRGNRLQDNRQFRGRDSRRGWPSDNRSNQWHGRSWGSNYPQHRQEPYYPHQYGHYGYNQRPPYGYY, from the exons ATGACAGACACTTCTGAAGCTGTTCCCAATTTTGAAGAGATGTTTGCCAGTAGATTCACAGAAGATGACAAAGAGTACCAGGAATACCTGAAACGCCCTCCTGAGTCCCCTCCAATCGTTGAGGAATGGAATAGCAGAGCTGGTGGGAACCAGAGAAACAGAGGCAATCG GTTGCAAGATAACAGACAGTTTAGAGGTAGGGATAGCAGACGGGGGTGGCCAAGTGACAATCGATCCAATCAGTGGCATGGACGATCCTGGGGTAGCAATTACCCACAGCACAGACAAGAACCTTACTACCCCCACCAGTATGGACACTATGGTTACAACCAGCGGCCTCCCTATGGTTACTATTGA